A single Equus asinus isolate D_3611 breed Donkey chromosome 21, EquAss-T2T_v2, whole genome shotgun sequence DNA region contains:
- the CNBP gene encoding CCHC-type zinc finger nucleic acid binding protein isoform X2 produces MSSNECFKCGRSGHWARECPTGGGRGRGMRSRGRGGFTSDRGFQFVSSSLPDICYRCGESGHLAKDCDLQEDACYNCGRGGHIAKDCKEPKREREQCCYNCGKPGHLARDCDHADEQKCYSCGEFGHIQKDCTKVKCYRCGETGHVAINCSKTSEVNCYRCGESGHLARECTIEATA; encoded by the exons ATGAGCAGCAATGAGTGCTTCAAGTGTGGACGATCTGGCCACTGGGCCCGGGAATGCCCTACTGGCGGAGGCCGTGGTCGTGGAATGAGAAGCCGTGGCAGAGGTGGTTTTACCTCGGATAGAG GTTTCCagtttgtttcctcatctcttccaGACATCTGTTATCGCTGTGGTGAGTCTGGTCATCTTGCCAAGGATTGTGATCTTCAGGAGGATG CCTGCTATAACTGCGGTAGAGGTGGCCACATTGCCAAGGACTGCAAGGAGCCGAAGAGAGAGCGAGAGCAATGCTGCTACAACTGTGGCAAACCAGGCCATCTGGCTCGTGACTGTGACCATGCGGATGAGCAGAAGTGCTATTCTTGTGGAGAATTTGGGCACATTCAAAAAGACTGCACCAAAGTGAAATGCTATAG gtgtGGTGAAACCGGTCATGTAGCCATCAACTGCAGCAAGACAAGTGAAGTCAACTGTTACCGCTGTGGCGAGTCAGGGCACCTTGCACGGGAATGCACGATTGAGGCTACAgcttaa
- the CNBP gene encoding CCHC-type zinc finger nucleic acid binding protein isoform X4 has protein sequence MSSNECFKCGRSGHWARECPTGGGRGRGMRSRGRGFQFVSSSLPDICYRCGESGHLAKDCDLQEDACYNCGRGGHIAKDCKEPKREREQCCYNCGKPGHLARDCDHADEQKCYSCGEFGHIQKDCTKVKCYRCGETGHVAINCSKTSEVNCYRCGESGHLARECTIEATA, from the exons ATGAGCAGCAATGAGTGCTTCAAGTGTGGACGATCTGGCCACTGGGCCCGGGAATGCCCTACTGGCGGAGGCCGTGGTCGTGGAATGAGAAGCCGTGGCAGAG GTTTCCagtttgtttcctcatctcttccaGACATCTGTTATCGCTGTGGTGAGTCTGGTCATCTTGCCAAGGATTGTGATCTTCAGGAGGATG CCTGCTATAACTGCGGTAGAGGTGGCCACATTGCCAAGGACTGCAAGGAGCCGAAGAGAGAGCGAGAGCAATGCTGCTACAACTGTGGCAAACCAGGCCATCTGGCTCGTGACTGTGACCATGCGGATGAGCAGAAGTGCTATTCTTGTGGAGAATTTGGGCACATTCAAAAAGACTGCACCAAAGTGAAATGCTATAG gtgtGGTGAAACCGGTCATGTAGCCATCAACTGCAGCAAGACAAGTGAAGTCAACTGTTACCGCTGTGGCGAGTCAGGGCACCTTGCACGGGAATGCACGATTGAGGCTACAgcttaa
- the CNBP gene encoding CCHC-type zinc finger nucleic acid binding protein isoform X3: MSSNECFKCGRSGHWARECPTGGGRGRGMRSRGRGFQFVSSSLPDICYRCGESGHLAKDCDLQEDEACYNCGRGGHIAKDCKEPKREREQCCYNCGKPGHLARDCDHADEQKCYSCGEFGHIQKDCTKVKCYRCGETGHVAINCSKTSEVNCYRCGESGHLARECTIEATA, from the exons ATGAGCAGCAATGAGTGCTTCAAGTGTGGACGATCTGGCCACTGGGCCCGGGAATGCCCTACTGGCGGAGGCCGTGGTCGTGGAATGAGAAGCCGTGGCAGAG GTTTCCagtttgtttcctcatctcttccaGACATCTGTTATCGCTGTGGTGAGTCTGGTCATCTTGCCAAGGATTGTGATCTTCAGGAGGA TGAAGCCTGCTATAACTGCGGTAGAGGTGGCCACATTGCCAAGGACTGCAAGGAGCCGAAGAGAGAGCGAGAGCAATGCTGCTACAACTGTGGCAAACCAGGCCATCTGGCTCGTGACTGTGACCATGCGGATGAGCAGAAGTGCTATTCTTGTGGAGAATTTGGGCACATTCAAAAAGACTGCACCAAAGTGAAATGCTATAG gtgtGGTGAAACCGGTCATGTAGCCATCAACTGCAGCAAGACAAGTGAAGTCAACTGTTACCGCTGTGGCGAGTCAGGGCACCTTGCACGGGAATGCACGATTGAGGCTACAgcttaa
- the CNBP gene encoding CCHC-type zinc finger nucleic acid binding protein isoform X1 yields the protein MSSNECFKCGRSGHWARECPTGGGRGRGMRSRGRGGFTSDRGFQFVSSSLPDICYRCGESGHLAKDCDLQEDEACYNCGRGGHIAKDCKEPKREREQCCYNCGKPGHLARDCDHADEQKCYSCGEFGHIQKDCTKVKCYRCGETGHVAINCSKTSEVNCYRCGESGHLARECTIEATA from the exons ATGAGCAGCAATGAGTGCTTCAAGTGTGGACGATCTGGCCACTGGGCCCGGGAATGCCCTACTGGCGGAGGCCGTGGTCGTGGAATGAGAAGCCGTGGCAGAGGTGGTTTTACCTCGGATAGAG GTTTCCagtttgtttcctcatctcttccaGACATCTGTTATCGCTGTGGTGAGTCTGGTCATCTTGCCAAGGATTGTGATCTTCAGGAGGA TGAAGCCTGCTATAACTGCGGTAGAGGTGGCCACATTGCCAAGGACTGCAAGGAGCCGAAGAGAGAGCGAGAGCAATGCTGCTACAACTGTGGCAAACCAGGCCATCTGGCTCGTGACTGTGACCATGCGGATGAGCAGAAGTGCTATTCTTGTGGAGAATTTGGGCACATTCAAAAAGACTGCACCAAAGTGAAATGCTATAG gtgtGGTGAAACCGGTCATGTAGCCATCAACTGCAGCAAGACAAGTGAAGTCAACTGTTACCGCTGTGGCGAGTCAGGGCACCTTGCACGGGAATGCACGATTGAGGCTACAgcttaa